DNA sequence from the Vanrija pseudolonga chromosome 7, complete sequence genome:
TCAATACAGGAGACTCCAGGACTAGATGAACATTGTAATCCGTCAGTTCGTCGACGAGCATCAAGGGAAACCGACGCCATGCTCGCCACCTGACAAGTGGCTGCGGCGCACGAGTGTCGGCGCCTCtgggctgcctggctgcagTCTGGCGttacacgccgccgcccagcccagcctgccgcgcgccggcccgaGGGCCCGTGTCCGAGAATATACACGAGCCTACAGGCAGACTGCAGCGCGGGGCCGGGTTCTCCCCCCAACGGAGCTGCGGGAAGAAGTGTGTGGAGTGAATAACTGTGGTACTGCCGCTTTGCATCCTCGGCATTGAGCCCCACGAGAAACAAGCTCGGGGGGTTGTCATGTTCGTCGTCATGGCCGCCAAGGTGGTCGGTGTACAGCATGCAAATCCACAAAAGAGTCCAGAGCCACGCCACGGCAATCATCCAAGACCAAGGTGCAGCCCTAGAAAATGAATAACGAAGAGCTTGCTTGCTTCTTGGAGTAGGACGGTGGTGGCAGCGTGGTGATGGCCCCCTTGCCATGCCCTCGTTCCTCGCTTCCTTTGAGGGTTGGAGCGGAATGGGTAAGCGCCAGTCAAATACAGCAGTATGGTTGGGtagtgggtgtggtggggtgTATAACCCCGGCTCTACAGGCTGGGCAGCTGCAAACTCTCCAAACGGGCATGCATTCCGGTACCTCTTTCAAACGCCCTGCCACCCTGCTTTTGCCTCGACCCTAAACGcaaacgcgcgcgcgcgcgcgccggaACTTGCGGCCCAGGCGGTGAAACCTGCAGCAAGGATGCCACAGCGACTCGTTGCCGTCAGGGGGGTCGGAATCAGGGACAATGGGCACAAGACCCAAGACGCGAACAGATCGTCCAGGGCGTAACAAGGCCTGCTAAAGAGAGGGTGTAACGGGGTCTCTGGGCTGATTCCTTGCCCACGCCCATGCGGTCAGgtccaggccgacgacgctggcgctTCCCTGACGCGTCTTGATGCCTCTTGCCCCTGAATCCAATGGACCCGACACAACGCAGCGTAGAAACAACGAGGCGCTgcctgccccgcccgccctcgctgctcgcATCAACAACACAACGCATGCACCCTCTTTTCCATTCTCCATCCATCAAGCTCTGACCACCCCGAatccttgtcctcgtcccTCCTTGCTccgtcttggccgccgctgctgccgcctccactgccgctgcaccaccacctcacTGCCGTACTCCTTCTAGAAGTACAAGCACAGACTCTCCTTTAAACCCACTCGACAACGACACAACCCCGActcctccctctctctctctttaacaccaccccacctcgACAGAGTCAACAGTCTTTTCGACACTCCACCCTCATCGTCATTCTTGTTCACCGGCCCCCACTCGCCGGCTACCCACTGAACGCTTCCGAGTTGCGTTCACGTCCCCCGCCTCCCTTTGGCACCGACCTCGCACGAACCACCACGTCGTGAGTAGCCCGTACTTAATGAGTGGCTCTTGGGCCGCCGAACCCGCCGCTGCTAGCCCGCAACCCCAACAAGCCCGCAGGTCGCTGACGCTGTTACCAGGTTGACACCGACACTACCTCACATACCAATCTAAACCAGAAAAGAACGGAAAACAATGTTCGCCACGCTCCtcaccaccttcctcgccgtccagGCCGCTGTTGCCGCCCCTGTCAACATTGGCAAGCGCTTCTCCGGCCGTGCCACCTACTacgaggtcggcctcggcgcctgCGGTCACACCAACTCGGGCTCCGAGTTTGTCGTTGCCGTCAACGCCCCCCAGTACAACGGTGGCGCTTACTGTGGCCAGTCGGTCACGATCAGCGCCAACGGCAAGTCGACCCAGGCTACCGTTGTCGACTTGTGCCCTGGCTGCCCTTACGGCGCTCTTGACCTGTCCGAGTCGCTCTTCACCTTCTTCAACCCCACGTCGGTCGGTGTCTTCACCATTGACTGGAGCtttggcggtggtggtggcggcggtgacggtggcCAGCAGTCGCAGCCttcgccctccccctcgcccgaCCCACCCGCGCCGACTTCCTCGgctgcccctcctcctccccctgagccgacctcgtcgtcgactcctccccctcctccttcgtcttcgtcgacgacgacgactgacgccgcctcgtcgaccacgtctTCGATTGTtccttcctcttcttccaGCATtgtctcgtcgtccaccacgaGCTCGCTCAGTGCTTCTGCCACTGCTTCCCTCAACTCGACGGCTCTGGCTGCGCCATCCGTCTCGATCAACTCGACCAACATCAGCAGCTCGAACCCCGATGCTTCCGTCGTCAACAACGACGGTGACGCCTCGGGCAACCTCGCCAGCATGAGCAACCTTGTTGCTTCGATTGGCAGACTGGTtgtcctcgccgcgtcgtcatAATCGGCTCGCTCGATTCTGTTGTCATTCTCTACCACCCTCGaaccgccgccctcgcccgtggCGCGCCCAAGGACACTTTTATTTTATCTTCCTGTATCGATTACATGGGTTTTATAATCCGCGCAGCGCTCGCAAGCtcgagcgctggcgcggTGGGTATCATCATCTTGCCTATGCGGCACtgtctgcgcgcgcggccgccaccgccgccacatTTCCCCTCAGGATTCTCTCCAGCCATCTCCCTGCTCCCGATCAACGACTGGTCGAGCCATctcccctcctctcccacTTTTTTTATTGCAGACGCGCGGTTGCACGCGGCCGTCTCATGTAGATTATCCCCACAGGCAATGATGCATGACATCAACATATGGAACATACATTACACGAATGTGCCTGCCGAGAGTCACCACTCGCGGCTGTTGCTATGGTGCTGGTGAATCTTAAATTCTTCCTAGGGAAAGGGGTTTCAGCCAACAGATCTGGGGTCGTCGCGTGACCCCGACGCGTTGCTCGTCGGCCAACCAAGCTCACGCCTGGGTGTGAGGGAAAGCATACGCGTAGAGGGTAAAGTGGCATAGGTGTACACGGCGACTGATCATTTACATTACGAACTTAGGCGAGCCGGTGCGGGGGCTAggggtggtcgtcggcgtcaggttcggcggcggcgttcgcTCCCTCGCCCCGGGCAGCCGGCCAGGCCAGGCCCGCCTCTTCATGGCCGGTgcagcggccgcagccgGACCAACACGTCGGCAATGAGTCCGGCCGCGTCGTTgttctcgacggcggcagcggcgatcTCCGCcatgtcgacctcggtgccggcgagctggggcgcGCGTCAGCTGGGCACCACGCACTCGTCAGCTGAGCTCAccttggcgtcctcgagcttgcccgCGCCGTCAAACGTCAGCGTCaggctcgccggcgtgcgcgccttgccgtcctcctcgcctg
Encoded proteins:
- the pi_2 gene encoding Papain inhibitor translates to MFATLLTTFLAVQAAVAAPVNIGKRFSGRATYYEVGLGACGHTNSGSEFVVAVNAPQYNGGAYCGQSVTISANGKSTQATVVDLCPGCPYGALDLSESLFTFFNPTSVGVFTIDWSFGGGGGGGDGGQQSQPSPSPSPDPPAPTSSAAPPPPPEPTSSSTPPPPPSSSSTTTTDAASSTTSSIVPSSSSSIVSSSTTSSLSASATASLNSTALAAPSVSINSTNISSSNPDASVVNNDGDASGNLASMSNLVASIGRLVVLAASS